In Patescibacteria group bacterium, a single window of DNA contains:
- a CDS encoding glycosyltransferase family 39 protein — translation MRKTLNKLLKIGDSRIIEVACLLLILIGAFGVRLYKIDNPLDDWHSWRQADTVSVSQVYVDQGINLLKPRYYDISSTQTGYFNPQGLRFVEFPIYNLINVVLFETLHHFSLEVWARLISVVSAVGSSFFIYLIGKRFLGKLGGLASAFFYAFIPYNIYFTRVILPEPMAVFVTLASLWFFMIFLDHKKNYLFFLLLSAIFLAIGMLLKPFVAFYFPVYLYLLIKKHGLKVFWTNVWIYIYLALALVPFFLWRAWMDSGTNFIGIPFFVWLLNGNGIRFRPAWFRWIFGTRLGDLILGVWGLPLFAFGVLKRKNLPIILMATGMLLYVAVVADGNVQHDYYQTQTIPAICLMLASGIVFLFEQKFNKLVVAGFVGFCTLMMLGMGWFGISGDYQINHYEIIVAGMEANKILPKNAKVIAPYNGDTTFLYQTKRFGWPVVDDDIKNMIKDGADYYISVNYDNDTNNLLKQYKAIEQNPTFVIIDLHQLIQRNK, via the coding sequence ATGCGAAAAACTTTGAATAAATTATTAAAAATTGGCGATTCGAGAATAATTGAAGTAGCGTGTTTACTTCTTATTCTTATTGGAGCATTTGGAGTAAGACTTTATAAAATAGACAATCCTCTTGATGATTGGCACTCATGGAGACAAGCTGACACGGTTTCTGTTTCTCAGGTTTATGTAGATCAGGGGATAAATTTATTAAAACCCAGATATTATGATATTTCATCGACACAAACAGGTTATTTTAATCCACAAGGATTAAGGTTTGTAGAATTTCCAATTTATAACTTAATAAATGTTGTTTTATTTGAAACACTGCATCACTTTTCTTTGGAAGTTTGGGCGAGACTTATTTCCGTAGTTAGCGCGGTTGGATCCAGTTTTTTTATTTATTTAATCGGAAAAAGATTTTTGGGAAAACTGGGAGGACTTGCATCGGCATTTTTTTATGCATTTATTCCATATAATATTTATTTCACTCGCGTAATTTTGCCCGAGCCGATGGCGGTTTTTGTAACACTTGCTTCACTCTGGTTTTTCATGATCTTCTTAGATCACAAGAAAAATTATTTATTTTTCTTATTGTTGTCTGCGATATTTTTAGCAATTGGAATGCTTTTGAAACCGTTTGTTGCATTTTACTTTCCGGTTTATTTGTATTTATTAATTAAAAAACATGGACTGAAAGTTTTTTGGACAAATGTTTGGATTTATATTTATCTGGCATTAGCGTTAGTTCCATTTTTTCTTTGGAGAGCCTGGATGGATAGCGGTACCAATTTTATAGGAATTCCCTTTTTCGTCTGGCTATTAAACGGAAATGGAATTCGTTTTAGACCTGCATGGTTCCGGTGGATTTTTGGAACAAGATTAGGAGATTTAATTTTGGGAGTTTGGGGATTGCCGCTTTTCGCCTTCGGCGTCCTGAAGCGCAAAAATTTGCCAATAATTTTGATGGCGACTGGAATGCTTCTTTATGTTGCTGTTGTAGCCGATGGGAATGTGCAGCATGATTATTACCAAACGCAAACTATTCCAGCAATTTGTTTGATGCTTGCTTCAGGAATTGTGTTTTTGTTTGAACAGAAATTTAACAAATTAGTTGTTGCTGGATTTGTTGGATTTTGTACTTTGATGATGCTAGGGATGGGATGGTTTGGAATTTCTGGAGATTATCAAATTAACCATTATGAAATTATTGTTGCAGGGATGGAAGCAAATAAAATTTTGCCCAAAAATGCAAAAGTAATTGCTCCATATAACGGAGACACGACTTTTCTTTATCAGACAAAAAGATTTGGTTGGCCAGTAGTTGACGATGATATTAAAAATATGATTAAAGACGGGGCAGACTATTATATAAGCGTAAATTACGATAATGATACAAATAATTTGTTGAAGCAATATAAAGCAATTGAGCAAAATCCAACTTTTGTGATTATTGATTTACATCAACTAATACAGAGAAATAAATAA
- a CDS encoding O-antigen ligase family protein, protein MQKLLLKFKIDTLLKYGIAAILIAVPLYPKFPFINVPGIYVSIRIEDFLILVVTVLWFLKTLPNLFSLYKNPVVRAIILFLATGFLATLLGVVFLNTATALVGFLEWARRVEYLLGFFIAFTTLKSIKDLEFYMKCIGIVLAIVFVVGLAQKYFNFPVITTQNSEYSKGIALRYVPGTQLVSTFAGHYDLASYILITSPILLGIFFVVKKNWQKIIVFLLIATSFWLMINAASRITAVAYVLAMSITLVVLRKTKYILIIVVATIVFAFATSNLFDRYLNIFNAIKDRLSDLIIRPVYAQGEVLSAQAPVQDLSTSIRLNVEWPRAIRAFLKDPLLGTGYASATLATDNDYLRALAETGALGAITFFVVFFRITKDLIMKSWPKGILSKKQINFRTAYLAGVIGIIPAVLLNAVFIDIFEASKFAIPFWFLIGFAMAILYNAKNFE, encoded by the coding sequence ATGCAAAAGCTTTTATTGAAATTTAAAATTGATACATTGTTAAAATACGGGATCGCTGCAATTTTGATTGCAGTCCCGCTTTATCCAAAATTTCCTTTTATAAATGTCCCTGGAATTTATGTTTCAATTCGCATTGAAGACTTCCTGATTTTAGTTGTTACTGTGCTTTGGTTTTTAAAAACCTTACCCAATCTTTTTTCTTTATACAAAAATCCAGTTGTAAGAGCAATTATTTTATTTTTGGCTACAGGATTTTTGGCAACACTTCTTGGCGTTGTATTTTTAAACACCGCAACTGCTTTGGTTGGATTTTTAGAATGGGCGAGAAGAGTTGAATACTTGCTTGGCTTTTTTATTGCATTTACAACTTTAAAATCAATAAAAGATTTGGAATTTTATATGAAATGTATTGGAATAGTTTTGGCAATTGTTTTTGTTGTTGGCCTTGCTCAAAAATATTTTAATTTCCCAGTTATTACTACACAAAACAGTGAATATTCAAAAGGAATTGCTTTAAGATATGTTCCTGGTACACAACTTGTTTCAACTTTTGCAGGGCACTATGACTTGGCAAGTTATATTTTAATTACAAGCCCGATACTTCTTGGAATATTTTTTGTAGTTAAGAAAAATTGGCAGAAGATAATTGTGTTTTTGCTTATTGCAACTTCTTTTTGGCTCATGATAAATGCGGCAAGCAGAATTACAGCTGTTGCTTATGTACTTGCGATGTCGATCACTTTAGTGGTGCTTCGAAAAACTAAATATATATTAATAATAGTTGTTGCGACAATTGTTTTTGCATTTGCCACAAGCAATTTGTTTGATAGGTATTTAAATATTTTTAACGCAATAAAAGATAGACTTAGTGATTTAATAATTAGACCTGTTTATGCACAAGGAGAAGTTTTAAGCGCGCAAGCGCCAGTACAGGACTTATCAACCTCTATAAGGCTAAATGTTGAATGGCCTCGTGCTATTCGAGCTTTTTTGAAAGATCCGCTTTTGGGAACAGGATATGCATCTGCAACTCTTGCAACTGATAATGATTATTTGCGTGCGCTTGCGGAAACAGGAGCACTTGGGGCAATAACTTTTTTTGTTGTTTTTTTTAGAATTACAAAAGATTTAATTATGAAATCCTGGCCAAAGGGAATTCTAAGCAAAAAGCAAATCAACTTCCGAACTGCATATTTGGCTGGAGTAATTGGTATAATTCCTGCAGTTTTACTAAACGCAGTTTTTATTGATATTTTTGAAGCGAGTAAATTTGCGATTCCGTTTTGGTTTTTGATTGGATTTGCGATGGCAATTTTATACAATGCGAAAAACTTTGAATAA
- a CDS encoding glycosyltransferase family 2 protein yields the protein MPDLSTKTKYSADKFDLSIIIVNFHTEELTLDCIDSVIKNTRGIKYEIILVDSETTGKIKISKNFKLIKSKTNLGFTGGNNLGMKDAKGKYILLLNSDTLIHDNVLGEMVLWMNGNPKIGISTCALKNKNGSLQTTGGYFPTLLRVFSWMIIQDLPFVDNFIKPFHPKINFYNGEKELDWVTGAFLLTRKEIVDEVGSLDEKYFMYVEDVDFCYRVKQKGFQIIYNPKWSITHFGGASSVKAFPLISEMKNIKKFYEKFYPSWQQLPLKILLKLGCLWRLFLISPKIYAKAFIEI from the coding sequence ATGCCTGATCTATCTACGAAGACGAAGTATTCCGCAGACAAATTTGATTTGTCTATTATTATTGTAAATTTTCATACTGAAGAATTAACGTTAGATTGTATTGATTCTGTTATTAAGAATACCAGGGGAATTAAATACGAAATTATTTTGGTTGATAGTGAGACAACTGGAAAAATAAAGATTTCAAAAAATTTTAAACTAATTAAAAGCAAAACTAATTTAGGGTTTACTGGAGGAAATAATTTGGGAATGAAAGACGCTAAAGGGAAATATATATTGCTTCTTAATTCAGATACCCTAATTCATGATAATGTCTTGGGAGAAATGGTTTTGTGGATGAACGGAAATCCAAAAATTGGAATTTCAACATGTGCTTTGAAAAACAAAAACGGAAGTTTGCAAACAACTGGTGGATATTTTCCAACTTTACTTAGAGTTTTTTCCTGGATGATAATACAGGATTTACCTTTTGTTGATAATTTTATAAAACCATTTCATCCAAAAATAAATTTTTATAATGGAGAAAAGGAACTTGATTGGGTAACTGGTGCATTTTTACTTACTAGAAAGGAAATTGTTGATGAAGTTGGTTCTTTAGATGAAAAATATTTTATGTATGTTGAGGATGTGGATTTTTGTTATCGAGTGAAACAAAAAGGCTTCCAAATTATCTATAATCCAAAATGGTCAATAACTCATTTTGGGGGAGCAAGCAGTGTAAAAGCATTTCCTCTTATTTCTGAAATGAAAAATATTAAAAAGTTTTATGAAAAATTTTACCCAAGCTGGCAACAACTGCCTCTTAAAATTTTGCTAAAATTAGGATGCCTTTGGAGATTATTTTTAATAAGCCCAAAAATATATGCAAAAGCTTTTATTGAAATTTAA
- a CDS encoding acyltransferase: protein MKKIINRVKNYFWDFELMILRWTGHIPIHIVRNFIYQIFGVEIGAGSKIHMHAKFFDQRGIKIGVDTIIGDGAFMDGRAGLIIGSHVDVASEVMFYTSEHDLESETFKAREESVKIGDYVFIGPRAIILPGVTVGKGAVVAAGAVVTRDIPDFAIVGGIPAKIIGERKTHDLHYKLGRARLFQ from the coding sequence ATGAAAAAAATAATTAATAGAGTGAAAAATTATTTTTGGGATTTTGAGTTAATGATTCTAAGGTGGACAGGACATATACCAATTCATATAGTTCGCAATTTTATCTACCAGATTTTTGGTGTAGAGATTGGAGCCGGATCTAAAATTCATATGCATGCCAAGTTTTTTGATCAACGAGGAATCAAAATTGGCGTAGATACTATTATTGGAGACGGGGCTTTTATGGATGGGAGAGCTGGACTTATTATTGGAAGTCATGTTGACGTTGCAAGTGAAGTAATGTTTTATACATCAGAACATGATTTGGAGAGTGAAACTTTTAAAGCTCGTGAAGAATCTGTGAAAATTGGAGATTATGTTTTCATAGGGCCAAGAGCAATAATTTTGCCAGGAGTAACTGTAGGAAAAGGGGCTGTTGTTGCAGCTGGGGCTGTTGTAACTAGAGATATTCCAGATTTTGCAATTGTCGGAGGAATTCCAGCAAAGATTATCGGAGAACGAAAAACACACGATCTTCATTATAAACTTGGAAGGGCAAGACTTTTTCAATGA
- a CDS encoding glycosyltransferase family 1 protein: MIIGIDGNEANIKNRVGVNKYAYEVIKGIYNLLPKNEDLIVVVYLKDRPFSDMPKESKNFKYKVLSSRKMWILTRLTPYLLKNSDRLDVFFSPNHYLPPLIPIPSVCSVMDLGFFEFSAQFTKYDFWQLKYWTAISVNRSKYVLTISEASKKDIIKYYKKPSEGIVVTYPGVDDLTKTQISDAKIANIKGKYSIVNDYILYLGTLKPSKNIESLITAFSEIKNDNLQLVIAGKKGWLYESIFSLVKNLNLERKVVFTDFIDEKDKFALIKGAKMFVLPSFWEGFGLDILTAFSLNVPVVASNVGSLPEVVGNAGFLINPNNINSIANGMEKVLKMTKKEYNNLIEKEKVQLGKFSWINMSKKTIEVLRKAAN, translated from the coding sequence ATGATTATCGGCATTGACGGGAACGAAGCAAACATAAAAAATCGGGTTGGAGTCAATAAATATGCCTATGAAGTGATTAAAGGTATATACAATTTACTTCCTAAGAATGAAGATCTTATAGTTGTTGTATATTTGAAAGATAGACCGTTTAGCGATATGCCGAAAGAGAGCAAGAACTTTAAATATAAAGTTTTGTCATCTAGAAAAATGTGGATTTTAACTCGATTAACTCCATATTTGCTCAAGAATTCCGATAGACTTGATGTTTTTTTCTCACCAAATCATTATTTACCGCCTTTAATTCCAATCCCAAGCGTTTGTTCAGTTATGGACCTTGGTTTCTTCGAATTTTCGGCACAATTTACTAAATATGATTTTTGGCAGTTGAAGTACTGGACTGCCATTTCAGTAAATAGATCAAAATATGTACTGACTATATCAGAAGCTAGCAAAAAAGATATTATAAAGTATTATAAAAAACCAAGTGAAGGTATTGTGGTTACTTATCCTGGAGTTGATGATTTGACAAAAACTCAGATAAGTGATGCAAAAATTGCCAATATTAAAGGCAAATATTCTATAGTTAATGATTATATTTTGTATTTAGGAACTCTTAAACCATCAAAAAATATAGAAAGCCTGATAACGGCATTTTCTGAAATAAAAAATGATAATTTACAACTTGTTATTGCAGGCAAAAAAGGATGGCTTTATGAAAGTATATTTTCTTTGGTAAAAAACTTGAATTTGGAGAGAAAAGTAGTGTTTACAGACTTTATTGATGAAAAAGATAAGTTTGCTTTAATTAAAGGTGCAAAAATGTTTGTGTTACCTTCTTTTTGGGAGGGATTTGGTCTTGATATTTTGACTGCTTTCTCTCTTAATGTGCCGGTTGTAGCAAGCAATGTCGGAAGCTTGCCTGAGGTTGTTGGGAATGCTGGGTTTTTGATTAATCCAAACAATATTAATTCTATAGCAAATGGTATGGAAAAAGTTCTAAAGATGACTAAAAAAGAATATAATAATTTGATAGAGAAGGAAAAAGTGCAGCTTGGTAAATTTTCATGGATAAATATGAGCAAAAAAACAATTGAAGTTTTGAGAAAGGCGGCTAACTAA
- a CDS encoding glycosyltransferase family 1 protein: protein MRIGIDISQIIYGTGVSYYTRELLVNLYKIDKEDQFITFGGTLRRKEELKQWTSNVLSLSPTLADLLWNRLHVIDPQKLVGNFDILHSSDWTQPPTKALKVTTVHDLVAIKFPNETPRKIIDVHKRRLYWVLKEVDRIIVPTNQTKIDLMEIGANAEKIKVIYEGVGENFIRRSEKEIESVKIKYQIHEDYILTVGVGKRKNSTRLIEAFEKTKNKHKLVIVGGGKKMDIDNRGIIHTGYLSEDDLICLYSGAKALVYPSLYEGFGLPILQAMACGVPVVTSDIGAMKEIAGTSAILVDPLDINSIRDGIEKAVVNQKTLSKKGYKRVKDFSWEKCAKETLEVYRGIISHDYRH from the coding sequence ATGCGTATTGGAATTGATATTTCACAAATAATTTATGGAACTGGAGTCTCCTATTACACACGAGAACTCCTTGTGAATCTTTATAAAATTGACAAAGAAGATCAGTTCATAACCTTTGGAGGGACACTGCGCAGGAAAGAAGAACTTAAACAGTGGACTTCAAATGTTTTGTCGCTCTCCCCGACCCTGGCTGATTTACTTTGGAATAGATTACATGTTATTGATCCGCAAAAACTTGTTGGAAACTTTGACATACTTCACAGCTCTGATTGGACTCAACCTCCAACAAAAGCTTTGAAAGTAACTACAGTACATGATCTGGTGGCTATAAAATTTCCAAATGAAACTCCAAGAAAAATTATCGATGTTCACAAAAGAAGGCTTTATTGGGTTTTAAAAGAGGTTGATAGAATTATTGTTCCTACCAATCAAACTAAAATAGATTTGATGGAAATAGGGGCAAATGCAGAAAAAATAAAAGTAATTTATGAGGGAGTTGGTGAAAACTTTATACGAAGGAGTGAAAAAGAGATTGAATCCGTGAAAATAAAATATCAAATTCATGAGGATTATATTTTGACTGTAGGAGTAGGCAAAAGAAAAAATAGTACTAGGTTGATTGAAGCGTTTGAAAAAACTAAAAATAAACACAAATTGGTAATTGTTGGAGGGGGTAAAAAAATGGATATTGATAATCGAGGAATTATTCATACCGGATATTTGAGCGAGGATGATCTTATCTGTCTTTATAGCGGGGCCAAGGCCCTGGTTTACCCTTCGTTATATGAAGGTTTTGGACTGCCGATTTTACAAGCTATGGCATGTGGAGTTCCTGTTGTTACATCAGATATTGGAGCAATGAAAGAAATTGCTGGAACCAGCGCCATTTTGGTGGATCCGCTGGATATTAATTCTATAAGAGACGGGATTGAAAAAGCCGTAGTTAATCAAAAAACCTTAAGTAAAAAAGGTTATAAGCGAGTTAAAGATTTTAGCTGGGAAAAGTGTGCAAAAGAGACTTTAGAGGTTTACCGAGGTATAATATCTCATGATTATCGGCATTGA
- a CDS encoding methyltransferase domain-containing protein gives MRDLIKKYQDIFFYLQLTNNLTYCKSVLDVGCGNDSPIKNVKKTFKSEGVDVFAPAIAESKRKKIHDSYKKADLNNLGKYYKDNSFDATVALDVVEHFTKKKALKLIASMEKIAAKKIIILTPNGFVKQGEYGDNPYQRHFSGWTKEEFERMGYKVYGLRGPKCIRGEYATIKYKPWILWGLIVFLTEPLFYFWPQASFDLFAVKEK, from the coding sequence ATGCGAGATCTAATTAAGAAATACCAAGATATATTTTTTTATTTACAGCTAACTAATAATCTTACTTATTGTAAAAGTGTTTTGGATGTGGGCTGTGGAAATGATTCGCCGATTAAAAATGTTAAGAAGACATTTAAGTCTGAAGGAGTCGATGTTTTTGCACCTGCAATTGCCGAAAGTAAACGCAAGAAGATTCATGATTCATATAAAAAGGCTGACCTTAATAATCTTGGCAAATACTATAAAGACAATAGTTTTGATGCAACCGTGGCACTTGATGTTGTTGAACATTTTACCAAGAAAAAAGCTTTAAAACTGATTGCTTCCATGGAAAAAATAGCAGCAAAAAAAATAATTATTTTGACACCAAATGGATTTGTAAAACAAGGTGAGTATGGTGACAATCCATATCAAAGACATTTCAGTGGCTGGACTAAAGAAGAATTTGAACGAATGGGCTATAAAGTGTATGGACTGCGTGGCCCAAAATGCATTCGTGGAGAATATGCGACGATAAAATATAAGCCTTGGATTTTATGGGGATTAATTGTGTTTTTGACAGAGCCCCTGTTTTATTTCTGGCCGCAGGCAAGCTTTGATCTATTTGCTGTAAAGGAGAAATAA
- a CDS encoding glycosyltransferase family 39 protein: protein MIIFILLLGLGLRLISLNQSLWLDEATSVSTIHMSLSQFFGKFIVGDFHPPLYYLTLRVWSIFFGTTEIGLRSLSILFGVLTIYFVYLIGKELINKETGIVGSIFVATSGLSIYYSQEARMYAMSTFLVTFAMFSFVKILKTDRVEYWMSFAITLGLVGATDYLPLLILPVFFVIGILGKKNINWFKKLITSHIILGVLAALWLPIFLKQLHSGLSVANGSPAWVNVLGTFSVKNILLIPVKFGIGRISFDNKFVYAAVVLTAIAIFAYLFYKARRDTLIWMWLILPTTMALLISIKIPVLNYFRFLFVLPAFYLIAATGANALKNKFRVILVVLVLALNLTTSFIYLSNVKFQREDWRDFAKFVGNSPVLFAANSQKESFLYYDAHANIINLKQAKDYKEVFLIRYSQEIVDPADSTRENLENLGYHKLQEYDFNGVVVWKYARSN, encoded by the coding sequence ATGATAATTTTTATTTTACTTCTAGGACTTGGTTTAAGATTAATTTCTTTAAATCAATCTTTGTGGCTTGATGAAGCAACTTCTGTTTCCACTATTCATATGAGTTTATCCCAATTTTTTGGGAAATTTATTGTGGGAGATTTTCATCCGCCACTTTATTACTTAACTTTACGTGTATGGTCGATATTTTTTGGAACAACTGAAATTGGATTAAGAAGTTTATCTATTTTATTTGGAGTTTTAACGATTTATTTTGTTTATTTAATTGGAAAAGAATTGATTAACAAAGAGACGGGGATTGTTGGGTCTATTTTTGTAGCTACTTCAGGATTATCTATTTATTATTCGCAAGAAGCAAGAATGTATGCAATGAGTACATTTCTCGTAACATTTGCAATGTTTTCATTTGTGAAAATTTTAAAAACAGACAGGGTAGAGTATTGGATGAGTTTTGCGATAACTTTAGGATTAGTTGGAGCAACTGATTATCTCCCACTTTTAATTTTACCTGTATTTTTCGTAATTGGAATTTTAGGAAAGAAAAATATTAATTGGTTTAAGAAATTGATTACGTCGCACATTATATTGGGAGTTTTAGCCGCATTATGGTTACCGATATTTTTGAAACAATTACATTCGGGACTTTCAGTTGCAAACGGTTCCCCTGCCTGGGTAAATGTTTTAGGAACTTTTTCGGTAAAAAATATTTTATTGATACCTGTCAAATTTGGAATAGGGAGAATAAGTTTTGATAATAAGTTTGTTTATGCTGCCGTTGTTTTAACTGCCATTGCTATATTTGCTTATCTTTTTTATAAAGCAAGAAGGGACACTTTGATTTGGATGTGGTTAATTTTGCCAACAACAATGGCCCTTTTGATTAGTATTAAAATTCCAGTATTAAATTATTTCAGATTTTTGTTTGTATTGCCCGCTTTTTATTTAATTGCTGCAACTGGAGCAAACGCTTTGAAAAATAAATTTAGAGTAATTTTAGTTGTGTTGGTTTTGGCACTTAATTTAACGACAAGTTTTATTTATTTGAGTAATGTGAAATTTCAAAGAGAGGACTGGAGAGATTTTGCAAAATTTGTAGGTAATAGTCCGGTCCTTTTTGCAGCAAATTCGCAGAAAGAATCATTTTTGTACTATGATGCACATGCGAATATTATTAATTTGAAGCAAGCAAAAGATTATAAAGAAGTTTTTTTGATACGTTATTCTCAAGAAATTGTTGATCCAGCAGATTCTACTAGGGAAAATTTGGAGAATTTAGGATATCATAAGCTACAGGAATATGATTTTAATGGTGTGGTAGTTTGGAAATATGCGAGATCTAATTAA
- a CDS encoding glycosyltransferase family 2 protein, with protein sequence MRVSVIIPVYNEEKVILECLKSLDKQFEKDFEVILVDDGSTDDTLKIISEFKSKKYKIIVLKQNHEGPAIARNLGAKYSKGKILVFVDSDMTFSENFLGELVGPIREGKTNGTFSKLEYVKNKNNIWAKCWGINQGWLEGMRHPRDYPDQQKVFRAILKSEFEKVNGFSKGGYTDDYTLSDKLGYQAIAAKAVFYHENPDNLKEVFEQAKWSAKRKYKMGFIGELIATLRSFILISIIAGLLKWFDILGLFLIFKKNEIDEPKYSFKNYFYDLLNRFVLAIGFLVFKIVYDFGIFVGILEMMFTGKTAK encoded by the coding sequence ATGAGAGTAAGTGTAATTATTCCAGTTTACAACGAAGAAAAAGTAATTTTAGAATGCTTAAAGTCTTTAGATAAACAATTTGAAAAAGATTTTGAAGTAATTTTAGTTGACGATGGCAGCACTGATGATACATTAAAAATTATTTCTGAGTTTAAGTCTAAAAAATATAAAATTATCGTTTTGAAACAAAATCATGAAGGTCCGGCTATAGCTCGTAATCTTGGAGCAAAATATTCAAAAGGAAAGATTTTAGTTTTTGTTGATAGTGACATGACTTTCTCAGAAAACTTTTTAGGAGAACTTGTTGGCCCAATTAGGGAAGGAAAAACAAATGGAACTTTTAGTAAATTAGAATATGTCAAAAATAAAAATAATATTTGGGCAAAATGTTGGGGAATAAATCAAGGTTGGTTAGAAGGAATGAGGCATCCGAGAGATTATCCAGATCAGCAGAAAGTATTTCGGGCGATTTTAAAAAGCGAGTTTGAAAAAGTTAATGGATTTTCAAAAGGAGGGTATACCGATGATTACACTTTGAGCGATAAACTTGGTTATCAAGCAATAGCTGCAAAGGCAGTTTTTTATCATGAGAACCCTGATAATTTAAAAGAAGTTTTTGAGCAAGCAAAATGGTCCGCAAAAAGAAAATATAAGATGGGATTTATTGGAGAATTAATTGCAACATTGCGATCGTTTATATTGATTTCAATAATTGCTGGACTTCTAAAATGGTTTGATATTTTAGGTCTTTTTCTTATTTTTAAAAAAAATGAAATTGATGAACCAAAATATTCTTTTAAGAATTATTTTTACGATTTATTGAATAGATTTGTTTTAGCTATTGGATTTTTGGTTTTTAAAATAGTGTATGATTTTGGAATTTTTGTGGGAATTTTGGAGATGATGTTTACAGGAAAGACTGCAAAATGA
- a CDS encoding glycosyltransferase family 4 protein, translating to METKKIKVAFLSFYSGKVYRGVETYVHELANRLIDLDVDVTVYQNGDKLPNSKYKVNSSKLKINWKIPFKNFYWNILLGKHVIRVLRNIDADIIVATNGSTQTLLVKLWCLINNKKIIIPGQSGPGGDDKFNLICFPNCFIALTNWQKGWAKKINPFVKTEVIPNGVDLKKFNKNIKPIQINLPKPIVLNVGALVEEKRQDLIIKAVSKTNASLLIVGKGNKEEELRKLGDKLLPGRFKIVSFSHEKMPEVYTSCDLFTYPTVSWESFGIVMVEAMASGLPVVANNDPIRREIVGNAGYFVDPINTEEYAKVLDQGLKTKWGSAPRKQAEKFSWDEIAKKYKDIIEEL from the coding sequence ATGGAAACTAAAAAAATAAAAGTTGCTTTTCTAAGTTTTTATAGTGGGAAAGTTTATCGTGGAGTTGAAACTTATGTGCATGAATTAGCAAATAGATTAATTGATTTGGATGTTGATGTAACCGTTTATCAGAATGGAGATAAATTGCCAAATTCGAAATATAAAGTAAATTCTTCAAAACTTAAAATTAATTGGAAAATACCGTTTAAAAATTTTTATTGGAATATTTTGTTAGGGAAACATGTGATAAGAGTTTTAAGAAATATAGATGCAGATATTATTGTTGCAACAAACGGCAGTACTCAAACTCTATTGGTTAAATTGTGGTGCTTAATAAACAATAAAAAAATTATTATACCTGGGCAGTCAGGTCCAGGTGGTGATGACAAGTTTAACTTAATTTGTTTTCCTAATTGTTTTATTGCACTTACAAACTGGCAGAAAGGTTGGGCAAAAAAAATTAATCCTTTTGTAAAAACTGAAGTGATTCCAAACGGAGTTGATTTAAAAAAGTTTAATAAAAATATTAAACCAATCCAAATTAATTTACCAAAACCAATTGTTTTAAATGTTGGAGCTTTAGTTGAAGAAAAAAGACAAGATTTAATTATAAAAGCTGTATCAAAAACAAATGCATCACTTTTAATTGTAGGGAAAGGAAATAAGGAAGAAGAACTGCGGAAGTTGGGCGATAAACTGCTTCCGGGAAGGTTTAAAATTGTAAGTTTTAGTCATGAAAAAATGCCAGAAGTTTATACTTCATGCGATTTATTTACATATCCAACAGTTTCTTGGGAATCTTTTGGTATTGTTATGGTTGAAGCAATGGCAAGCGGATTACCAGTTGTAGCTAATAATGATCCGATTAGACGAGAAATTGTTGGTAATGCTGGTTATTTTGTTGACCCAATTAATACGGAAGAATATGCGAAAGTTTTAGATCAGGGACTAAAAACAAAGTGGGGAAGCGCTCCAAGAAAACAAGCTGAAAAATTTAGTTGGGATGAGATTGCCAAGAAATATAAAGATATAATTGAAGAATTATGA